The region GTAGTTGTTGCCTATTAATCTAAATCTTAAATGTTGATGTGCAGTAGTGAGAGTTTTACATAGCACTTTAATGGTTGTGAAGTGTTGCTCATGAGTGAAGTATTTGCATATTATGCATTGTAATTTGATCAGTGCATGGTATAGGCTTAATTAACATGGTCAAATAGGCCATGAATTCTATAATACTGGTCAGAGCCTTTATTTATCTCAACTGGAGACTGAACCAGGCCTGTATTAATAATCTTCAGCATTTTCTAAGTAAAATTTTATCACATTAACAAAACTTTGTTGATTCTGGttgctgttaatgcaaactgtttttcatttttaacatgtCATGATACATTCAGgataatgtgtatttttataacACTAATTCCAACTACATATTCATTTCATACCCACTGCGCAGAAATACTGTTCTCACTCACTGattcatttcagtcattctACTTTGCCATTTTTTGGTAAACTATTGTCCGTAGGCCTTTTTCAAGagagacattttgacatataACAGTAGGAAAAGCGCAGGTGTTAATAAATTtggaattccatttagctgtttAAATTTCAGCTACTTTGTACTGTACGTTCTGGCTCTCTGCCACACTGttatggcttactgggacacctGAATAGAAAATTACTTTCTAGTAAGAAAGTTAAGAATGTCTGCTATGaaagatacatttttgagaatttacagtaattttggAAAATAGCCATTCAGTTAGCAGTAACATTTACACAGATCAATAACTCCTTTGAGTTGACATGAAAACTATACAGTGCTACACACTGATAAATTATGAATCTTGTCCATATCCGTGTCCCAGGTGGAAAACACTCTGCTGAATGCACACTAATCCTCACTGAGGGAGACTCAGCCAAGTCTCTGGCTGTGTCTGGACTGGGAGTCATCGGACGTGATCGCTATGGAGTGTTCCCACTGAGAGGAAAGATCCTTAATGTGCGAGAGGCAACACACAAGCAGGTATGAAACTGGATATAGGGGAAATTTCTCCCacaaaaaatctgttaaaaacagTGTTAGCAACTACCTAACTTTCAGATGGTGGACAAATTAACACTACACAACTAAACTTTGAATAACTCAGTCAGGGAATTAACTCAGTCATCAGGGTGTGGATTTTTTAAGGTATTGTTGTCTACCTGGCAGCGAGGGTCTGACAAAAGACGCTATCAATGCATTATGTACTTTTCTTACCATCTGCACCTTTACTTAAAGTCATTTCTTGTTGAGGAGATGGTGAACACTTAGCCTGTGTCAGCTCCTTTGCTGGAGGCATTTGCCCAGGGTTTATAGAGTTGTATGCAAAAATGTGTGCAGCTTGCACAAACAGGGTCTACATGGATGAGACATCAGTAGCAAACTTTACTTGCCACCTCATCACAAAACTCAACATCGGAAGTATACGAAGCAACAACTGGAGAGTCGATTTGTTGATGTGGTGAAGATGAAGTGAAAATTGAACTCTTGATAACAATCAACAAAGGTTTGTTTGGAGAAAAGGAGCAGCAATatttgatgaaaacaacacCTAGCCAACTGATATGCATGGCTTGCTTTGGGGTtttgtggcagccagtggcacaggaaacattaCACGTCCAGGAGAGAATGGATTCTACTCAGTAATAGCAAATTCTGGACGGAACTAAAAGAAGGCTGCCTTATACATCACGATGATGATCCAAAGCTCAAAATCTTTAAAATCCATGGAGTACTTCTAGAACAACACAGGACTAAAGCTTTTGGAATGGTACTGACAGTCCACTGACTtcaacatcattgaaaatctgtgaattGATCTTAAACatgcagtgcatgcaagacaaCCTAAATATATGTCACAGCTTTAAATGGTCAACAAGGATAAGTGGGTGAAATTTCCCAgatcaagaacagaaagactcttagctgctacaaaaagtgtttgaGTGCTGTAATATCTGCCATAATGAGGGTTACTAAGTGCTAACTTAGTAAGGTGCTCTAACTTTTGTATATGCCAAAATTACTactttttctagtttttaaatccatgaaaaaaaagtaagtgttttaacatttgacaaaaaGCGTCATGTTTAATGTCTATTTGTTGCTGgtgttgtatttacttcttttcactttaaaaatgaaagaaatatggaAGGGCCTAcgggtgcccaaacttttgcatacaactgtaggAGGcaacattgttttgattttgccAAATCAGTGAGCTGAAAGCAGCTCCCCTTTCATATAAtacataccttttttttaaaatataaaaatagtgcTTAATGGAGCTTTATTATGTTCCGGTCGGTCATCTAACATTATCCTTTTTGTCAACAGATCATGGAAAATGCTGAAATTAACAACATCATCAAAATCGTTGGCCTACAATACAAGAAAAGCTATGATGACCCAGAGTCACTGAGAAGCCTGCGCTACGGCAGGATCATGATCATGACTGATCAGGTAACCTGCCTCATGGACATGCTCTCACAACTCCAGTGTAAGTAATAGCCAGTCAGCCTGTTGTATAGTTGTAAATTTTCTTCTCTTGTCCAAGGATCAAGATGGTTCTCATATCAAAGGTCTGCTCATCAACTTCTTCCACCACAACTGGCCCTCCCTACTGAAGCACACATTCCTGGAGGAGTTTATCACACCCATTGTCAAAGTAAGAGAGAGAATCACACTTACTAAACATTACCATTTCAGTACACCTAATAACAAGCATTGCTACAAAATGCAGCTAacttattaaacaaaaatgattcaGTACATCTGTTATGCACTAAACTGTCCACAAcgattgactgactgatgagTCAGTCAGTCGTTCAGATTAAGTGATGAAGTTACATCATTGATCGACCAGCagagtgttttgtgttttccccattggccgttgctctttcaaaattaattggcgcaaacagtttctattgcgttTTCAGGGGtagcatttacaggcagtgtagCTAACTTaatgcctttgttgctagatttaaCGGATTTTCAGACCGCTTTAGtaagttttcttcacaaaagcacctagtgacaaatctagtgactttttggacaaaccttagctacttagaagagagtcgccaaTATTGCCCCAGGAGGGCAAGGTCcagctttccctccacaggcacacctctatGCATTTCATTCAGAtgaccgcacagcagctgcatACACGTGAATGAGTgtctaattttctctctgagtcatcatttgacaaataaaaatagctgaaatcacagcacagccattgtctttaacttatgtgtatggtgattttgtcagacaacttTGTGGTTATATAATCAGAATTTTAGCAGCACAGggcagcagctttgaaatggcttggaagtgactgctggttgtagacttaatgggccacgtttcagtaactatttcatacttgttccgttgtctgacaacagaaacagaaaaccatgtaaatgagaaaagctttattgggaattcggctgtattaaaatactgtaaatgtgagcacagagactaagagagaagcaaacagatataGGGCTTAAACTGGCTGAGACTAggcaaaatgcaaatatgttATGAGGACGTCATGAATAAGCTAATTAGCGTATTGCATCATCTAGAAAAATTTAACGACTTttgcataaaatataaatatttggtTGACAGGATGAAATCACAAACGCACTGTAAATCTGGATCTGAGCTGTGTTAATTTTTTGTCTGCAGGCAACCAAGAACAAGCAGGAACTGGCCTTCTATAGCATTCCAGAGTTTGATGAGTggaagaaacagacagagaactATAAAACATGGCATATAAAGTACTACAAAGGTTTGCTCCTCAAAAGTTTAAATATATAAGTATAAAGTTTGTAAAttaccattttttaaattctaatttcCCTCTGTAGTTGTTTGAAAAagtatttgattaaaaaattttaaatttatgttcCAGGTTTGGGTACAAGTACAAGCAAAGAGGCAAAGGAATACTTTGCTGACATGGAGAGGCATCGCATCACATTCAGATACAGCGGTGTAGAGGATGATGCTGCCATCACTCTGGTGAGTTTAATGCCACAATTCCATACTGTTGTCTAGGGGAGCGAGACTGAAAAATACTATCCAATATAAAACATAGTTAGACACCACCATTAAATACATTAtcaaaagttaaaatttaatAGAACTGAATCAGCTCCTCTCTGACAATATAAGCCTCTTAAAAGTATAGGGTGTTCTATTTTTCTGGCCTTTGaatgtattttgctttttcaagGGGTAAAACTTAAACCATcttgtttgtgtatgaaaatattatttaataaatCCTATTCATAAATATGTGTAGGGCTGTATATTGTTTGAAGTTTTTTGATGTATATACTATACCTGGGTCATTCCATACCAACCCTCCTAGGACCTTCCTGTTCACgtcatggattttcttgaaaaaaattaatctgaaaaatcCTATAAAATTCATGTGAACTTCCAATATCCCATAGCTCTactccaaatactttttttagTTGTGAATTTTTGAAGGTTGGCCTTCGGAGctaaatttcatcattttctgcgattctttgtgtgtgtattctcaGCCTCACCAAtcacttatttttcactggattgggttaaaaatttgtactgaacatcCAAGAAACTCTAAGCATAATGTGCAACctgaataaatataaatagttattgctgaatgttttacagtaatcatattaataaaaatgtattaatttcaaAAAAGAATGTTGAATATCTCCactagttttcactttcttgaaaCCAAATTTTGATACTGTGTAGTATTAATATACTGATCTGTGCCACAGATCTTACTTAATATAGCTTTGGAGCTGAAAACCccactttttaagatattttgactgtATGATTTCCCAAGAAGGATTATTTGAATTTCCTTGAAACTTTTTTATGGGAAAGTGCTAATATTCATTGCAGATATataacaaatttgaaaatttttatAGTGTTCCTTCATCATTACATGATTTTCTGTAAACGAGCATTTCTTACACTGGTAACATAGTGGACAAAGCAAGATAAACATgcaatattaatttttaaaactttatttgaagctgagaaacacaaatgtcattgtcagtgtgtgcatataaaatttaaagttaGAAACATATTCACATGGTATGGCAAAATTATTGTCAgttattggcaaaaaaaaatggcaaattagCAATCGGTGAGGCTTGGAATACATTTACACAGGATTGCAAAAATTATGAAATGCAGCTCTAAGGGCAAAACTACAAAAAGCTGAATTTgataagaaagagagaaagaattttcatttaacagaaaaataaaaattctccAATGATAAATGTCTAAACAAGTACTATGTCAAAGTAAGCAAGTAAAGAAGTGTGTTAATGAAAAGAATACTGAGGTTAAAAACCCAGCCCTCAGAATGTAGTAAATGAAGGCCAATCCTCAgcattatgttttgtttcaggCCTTCAGTAAGAAGAAGACAGATGACAGGAAGGAGTGGCTGACTAACTTCATGGAAGACAGACGTCAGAGGAGGATGCACGGCCTGCCGGAGGTTTGTGGCTTTGCCAACAGTTGTGTAAGGCAGtgatgagaggaagaaaattCTGTGTATAaagatgttttggttttgttgtttatgCTGCTCCCACTGTGGGAAATCTTTGGACTCAGCTTCACAAACTCTTTGATTAGATGGTATTTCGTAATTTGTGTGGTTTTTCTCAGATATGTTTGAAATGGCAAGACCAATCATTGTAGATTTGTTGACAGTTTGTAAAACTTTCAGTATTCTTATTCttgtgcaaaaagtaatgtaaaacCATACTGATGAAACATTTCACCAAAGATTGaagtaaatgtattaatttttattttaatcgaTTTTCAGCAATACCTATATGGAACTCAGGCCAGACACCTCTCCTACAATGACTTTATCAACAAAGAGCTGATTTTGTTCTCCAACTCTGATAATGAGAGATCCATCCCATCTTTGGTTGATGGTTTGTATACACACTACATCTATGTGAAATACTTTATGGTTTTCCCTTTTCCTAAAGCCATGGTGAAAGAATCAATCACAgccttcttttttaaaataaaaaaaaatagagttaGAACCATCACTGTCTGTTCTAACTTTACGTAAGGGGTGATGTGTACAGTACAGATTGCCTTCATTTATTCCTCCTGACTCAGCCTCCCTCTGatgggatgtgtgtgtttccaggctTGAAGCCAGGTCAGAGGAAGGTGCTGTTCACCTGCTTGAAGAGGAATGACAAGAGGGAAGTGAAGGTAGCACAGCTGGCCGGTTCAGTGGCAGAGATGTCTGCCTACCATCACGGAGAGGTACACCTAACTCAGTGTCTTCCAGACGTGACATATTTTATTGAGAGTCATTATAACAGTGGGGAAGATGAGTCATTAGCAGGCTAACTTGAGATTCCTATCCAATGTTCCATCCAGTGTAAAGTAATGAATCTTGAAATGAATTAacttttctattattttctttgcctATCACATGTGCTTTGTGACAGGCTTTCATACTGACAACAATGTTAGCTGTATAAAAGGTAGTTTGGAGTTGGtatataaatatcaaaatggGAGTGTGTATTTATTAGTCATTTTAAGTCTTCAAACTAATCAGGCAGTCAGAACAAATGACTGAATCTTAAGGTTTTTTACATTACCTAGTTTTGTTTGCTAGCCTGCAGAAGTATTGCAGTGATTCTGTATTCTCTTCAATATTAATGATCACCcaattttcatttgttcatgTAGCAAGCTCTCATGATGACCATAGTGAACTTGGCCCAGAACTTTGTGGGCAGTAACAACGTGAACATCCTGCAGCCTCTTGGTCAGTTTGGTACTCGCATCAATGGAGGCAAAGATGCTGCCAGCCCTCGTTATATTTTTACCATGCTCAGGTAAAGCAATGATGAACATAAAAGTTGGATTCTTTTATTTATGAGAAGTTCAAGTTATACTATGAATTTTAGCTTAGCTTACACAGCGATTGAATAGAGCCAATCTGAGAGACTTTCTTTCTCAGTAGAGTTTCAGTATTGAATGAATGTTCCACACTTTGCTTATCTGAAGAAATTAGACGAATGGAAACCTCAGCATTGGAGATGTAATTGTGTTGTGTAATTTCCCACAGTCCTCTTGCCAAGCTGTTGTTCCCAGCGGTGGATTCCAACCTGCTCAAATTCCTCTACGATGACAATCAAAAGGTGGAGCCTGAGTGGTACATTCCCATCATTCCAATGGTGCTGGTGAACGGTGCTGAGGGCATCGGGACAGGCTGGGCGTGTAAGATCCCCAACTATGACCCCCGAGAGATTGTCAACAACATCAACCGCATGCTCAACCACCAGGATCCCCTGCCAATGGTAAACAGTCTGAGAGCTTAAAGCATTAACAAGTTTACTTGTTTAACCAGTTCACTTGTTTACACTGCAAGCAACTTGGTTGATGGGTCTGTGTTTTCTGATTGGCACTGGGTAGGCGTAGGCAATATGGTGATGTATTTACCCTGACACAATCGAGATTTGTCtgttatcagtgtttttggCCATACATTTAATACTAACgtagtttgtcttttttgtatCTGAAAAGATTTTATCATTACTACCCACCCCTAACATGCATACTTTGAGAGACAATGGAAGTATTAAATAGTTTCTTAAATTCACCAATGGACAGGAAATTGTTGTCTGAATTCAGCGCGCCATCCTAAGAAGGAAAACTCCCAAGACACTGAGCAGTATTAGACATTCTTCAGTATCTTATCCCAAAGGCTGACTGAGTTTCTACTTAGGAACAAGTACATTTTCGCCTCCATGCAGAAGGGTGGGGTCCTAAATGTAGCCAGCAGTTCGGAACCCCCAGCTCATGAAGAAGGCCCGAGAAGGTAAAGGTGACCTGGTGGTGCTTTAGCTTAACTAAACCAATGCCTATAGTTTCATCCCCCACAAGCTGGTGGAAGAAGCTCTAGATCTGCAAAATGTCCCAAGCAGTTTGAGGGACCTTGTACTCGATTATTACAACAACTTCCATCTGAGAGTTGCCACTGGAGAGATTATATCAGAGTGGCATTGCCTGGAGAAAGGCACCATAATAGGCTGTACCATATCTGTTACTTAACTGACTTCTTCATGAACCATTCAAATGGTTTTTTTCTCCCGTTTTGAAATAACAACCCCAGAGTCTAACAGGCAGGAATTGAGGTGAGAATGGGGAGGAAGTGGAGAACAGATGAAGGTACAGGTAATAAAAAACTTTATATTAGGATAAAGACACGTGTTTAAGTAACATAACATGAATATGAACCCCTCCAGTAAGTTCAaaaagacagtcagtcagtaaaaAAATTAGCCAACACTAGAGGCTGATTACAGCCATCAGAAGTATGTATGAAGTATGAAGTCACCTCAGGCTTTAGATCATTGGGCCAAGCAACTAATACAGTGAATCTGAATTGTTTAATCCTGCACTTTTTCAAAGCTGTAAAGAATTTTGAGCCTGAATGAAATTTCTCCTAACTATGCTTTTTcctaaaattaaattacattgttGTGGAAACAGAATATAAGAAACTTTTTGACAGCCATGACAAATTTCCTTGGCTGACAAGCCTTTTGGCAGCACACAGATCAGCTGTGCTTCCCTGATTGCTCATGGATTTCCATGGCTTGTTGCTTGAAGTGTGGATACAGGCAGGGGACTAAATTCCTGCATCATAATTTGAAGcatttgttaaaatttaaaattaaaacattctcTCAGTTTTTGTCCCTGTGTAATGTTTGTTCCCATTCAGCTTCCCAGCTACAAAAACTTCAAAGGGGTGATCCATGAACTGGGTCAGAACCAGTACCTGGTCAGTGGAGAGGTGTCAGTGATAGACAAAAACACCATTGAGATCACAGAGCTTCCTGTCAGGACATGGACACAGGTACACTTCAGCtccttttcttttgcctcttttaatgtattatattgctgttttttcaaataagatttaaTTTAACTGGGGCCACAGGAtgaactgaaatattttatgatagtaaaagaaagaataaaaataagatgTGTGGTTTTATGCATTTTTACTGCAGTATTTGTAATACTGTGAATAACTGTGTTTCTTTCATCTTGTGTGCAGGCCTATAAGGAATCTGTGCTGGAACCCATGCTGCAGGGCAGTGACAAAACACCAGCTCTCATCAATGATTACAAGGAATACCACACAGATACCACAGTCAAGTTTGTGGTCCGCATGTCTGAGGAGAAACTGGCCCAGGCTGAGGCAGCTGGCCTCCATAAAGTCTTCAAGCTGCAGTCCAGTCTCACCTGCAACTCCATGGTAAACTGCTCAACCTAAAGTGACAGATAAAtaatttcaagtgttttttttttctccttttaaactACTTTATCTCTCAGGTTCTGTTTGACCACATGGGTTGTCTGAAGAGGTACGATTCAGTCCAAGACATCCTCAGGGAGTTCTTTGAGCTCCGCCTGCACTACTGCAAACTGAGGAAGGATTGGTTACTGGGCAGCCTGGGAGCGGAGGCCGCAAAACTGTCCAACCAGGCTCGCTTTGTGCTGGAGAAGATTGAAGGAAAAATTTCAATTGGTAAGAATGctgaaaatacagcaaaatagTTAGTATCAGCCTCTTATGGAACattaagtgtttgttttaacccatatttttttatcttaacaGAGAACAAATCAAAGCGTGAACTGATCCGCATGCTGGTCCAGAAAGGCTATGAATCTGATCCAGTTGTGGGCTGGGCCAAAGCTCAGGAAAAGGTACTATTTCAATACcttggacatactgtatgtttacacacacaaatttgcacAGTAACAACAAGacttacaaaagtaaaaatttacTAGGGCAACAATAGGTCGTAAaaatacttactgtatatattgcAATGAAAAAGATCAGGCTTTATAATAACCTTTgtaataatgtttaataaacACAAGAGGGAGATACTGTTGCATCACTCAAAAGGCTTTACCAGCATATCAGTAAATACACATTAATCATGGCAGAAGGTGGAGAAAGCAGCATGAGTTTCTGTTctataatgtttcttttttttctctgtcaggcTCAGGAAGAAGATTACCGTGATGGAAATGAGAGTGACAGCTCGGTGGACTCTGGCTCCTCTTCAGGGCCAAAtttcaactacatcctcaacATGCCTCTGTGGTGCCTGACTAAAGAGAAGGTGGAGGAGCTGCTTAAACAGAGGGACCAAAAGGTATGAtcagtatttattgttttacagttcTTTTGATCAAATAACTTTTGTTTTCGTTTTATCTCAATAGACACCCACACCCTAGACAATTGATGATTATTGTAGCGatttgtatttacttatttattagGGGTTTCCAAATTTGGAATCAGTCCCCAGCTCCAACAGTGTTAATGCCTCATTCAACTCAGTTTGATCCAGGACCACAGTTCAGATTTCATTTATGAAAAGGTTCAGTAGATATGTGTTGATtaacaaaatgaatgtgtgatCCTTTGCAGAAAGGAGAACTGAATGATCTCCAGAGAAAATCCCCAGAGGATCTATGGAAGGAGGACTTGGCAGTCTTCATTGAGGAACTGGATGTAAGTCTTGTGTTTTAGCCATTTACTGGTGTCTCAGCAAGCACCACCTAAACTTCCACTCAGCCATTGAAGTTGACAGTTGATACTTTACTTTAGGGGTTGATGTGCTTTCAGTTAGATTTAGCAAGTTGCCGTGAAGTTGTTAAAGCCAGATTTCTAATTATAAAAACTTGTTGAAAGTCAgtataata is a window of Xiphias gladius isolate SHS-SW01 ecotype Sanya breed wild chromosome 24, ASM1685928v1, whole genome shotgun sequence DNA encoding:
- the top2b gene encoding DNA topoisomerase 2-beta isoform X3 — protein: MTKTSDPKIKFFDGDDFTCVTFQPDLAKFKMEKLDKDIVALLTRRAYDVAGSCRGVKVTLNGKKLPVNGFRSYVDLYVKDKLDETGVALKVVNETVNDRWEVCLTMSEKGFQQISFVNSIATTKGGRHIDYVVDQIVSKLIEVVKKKNKAGVSVKPFQVKNHIWVFVNALIENPSFDSQTKENMTLQTKSFGSKCLLSEKFIRAATNCGIVESILNWVKFKAQTQLNKKCSSVKHSKIKGIPKLDDANDAGGKHSAECTLILTEGDSAKSLAVSGLGVIGRDRYGVFPLRGKILNVREATHKQIMENAEINNIIKIVGLQYKKSYDDPESLRSLRYGRIMIMTDQDQDGSHIKGLLINFFHHNWPSLLKHTFLEEFITPIVKATKNKQELAFYSIPEFDEWKKQTENYKTWHIKYYKGLGTSTSKEAKEYFADMERHRITFRYSGVEDDAAITLAFSKKKTDDRKEWLTNFMEDRRQRRMHGLPEQYLYGTQARHLSYNDFINKELILFSNSDNERSIPSLVDGLKPGQRKVLFTCLKRNDKREVKVAQLAGSVAEMSAYHHGEQALMMTIVNLAQNFVGSNNVNILQPLGQFGTRINGGKDAASPRYIFTMLSPLAKLLFPAVDSNLLKFLYDDNQKVEPEWYIPIIPMVLVNGAEGIGTGWACKIPNYDPREIVNNINRMLNHQDPLPMLPSYKNFKGVIHELGQNQYLVSGEVSVIDKNTIEITELPVRTWTQAYKESVLEPMLQGSDKTPALINDYKEYHTDTTVKFVVRMSEEKLAQAEAAGLHKVFKLQSSLTCNSMVLFDHMGCLKRYDSVQDILREFFELRLHYCKLRKDWLLGSLGAEAAKLSNQARFVLEKIEGKISIENKSKRELIRMLVQKGYESDPVVGWAKAQEKAQEEDYRDGNESDSSVDSGSSSGPNFNYILNMPLWCLTKEKVEELLKQRDQKKGELNDLQRKSPEDLWKEDLAVFIEELDRVEAQERDEQSSGRAIKLVKGKVGKPKVKKMNLEETMPSPYGRRVEPPTQPIKSDAAKKLTKKKKGDADPAVKLEFDDEGLGGEGGTGENSVAKPKAPRVKKEKKEPGAPRVRKPPGPKGTPAKKVKKRNPWSDDETNSDSDLENSEPLIPRETKSQRASASKPKYTFDFSEEEEEEEAEEEENGEDDVPSSPVRSFKDDFASSDTKDRYNDHNEDDDDDDDNEDSYSPPKQKTMSAPVSKKKETTSIFSSKSAFSEKSNDSDGSKSDSDEDNGPAFSTYSSSSAFDKLPAKKAVKKPSDAAPKPKKPPAPKAKKPDKSIWDSDSDTGSKKPAPALKGKGRGRKRKGSGSEDEYSPMKKMAKPAGRKPQKPPSDDEDDDSNGLSSMNALSRDRPGRAKKEVKYFHESDNEEDDDDNMFD